Proteins encoded together in one Lathyrus oleraceus cultivar Zhongwan6 chromosome 5, CAAS_Psat_ZW6_1.0, whole genome shotgun sequence window:
- the LOC127078705 gene encoding uncharacterized protein LOC127078705: MYQTVDSTVAGDEVRFEDFREVKENMQLLEKKFRDLEGDHVFGSAAKEMCLVSGLVIPAKFKTPDFDKYKRHTCPKSHLIMYYRKMAAYVEDDKLMIHCFQANLSGAPSKWYLSLDQNRIRCFQELSEAFIKHYKYNMDMAPDRRQLQSMFQQDKESFKEYAQRWRELASQVEPPLAEKELVELFIDTVQPQFYEKMVGSASLGFSELVAIGARVEYGVRNGKLAAVAGTSNANPKKFSGGFPRKKEGETNVVTAGQGRAPPRRRPQQYPPQ; the protein is encoded by the coding sequence ATGTATCAGACTGTTGACTCAACTGTTGCTGGTGACGAAGTAAGGTTTGAGGACTTCAGGGAGGTAAAGGAGAACATGCAGCTCCTTGAGAAGAAGTTCCGAGATCTAGAAGGAGACCACGTCTTTGGATCTGCTGCCAAAGAAATGTGTCTGGTGTCCGGGTTGGTGATTCCAGCCAAATTCAAAACTCCAGACTTCGACAAATACAAGAGGCATACTTGTCCAAAGagccatctcatcatgtattacCGCAAAATGGCTGCATACGTGGAGGACGACAAGCTGATGATCCACTGTTTTCAGGCCAACTTGAGTGGGGCTCCTTCCAAATGGTACCTAAGTCTGGATCAGAATAGGATCAGGTGTTTCCAAGAGCTGTCAGAGGCGTTCATAAAGCACTATaaatacaacatggacatggcacctgACAGAAGACAGTTGCAGAGCATGTTCCAGCAGGATAAGGAgtccttcaaagagtacgctcagagatggagggaactGGCTTCTCAGGTTGAACCACCTCTTGCTGAAAAAGAATTGGTTGAATTGTTTATCGACACTGTCCAACCCCAATTCTACgagaagatggttggaagtgCTTCTTTGGGATTCTCCGAGCTTGTTGCTATAGGAGCTCGCGTTGAATATGGCGTAAGGAATGGCAAACTGGCGGCTGTAGCTGGAACTTCAAATGCTAATCCAAAGAAGTTCTCTGGAGGGTTTcctagaaagaaggaaggggaaacaaATGTTGTGACTGCTGGTCAAGGAAGAGCTCCTCCAAGAAGGAGACCACAACAATATCCACCTCAGTAG